One genomic segment of Oncorhynchus nerka isolate Pitt River linkage group LG16, Oner_Uvic_2.0, whole genome shotgun sequence includes these proteins:
- the LOC115118895 gene encoding proton channel OTOP3-like translates to MDSEHGTSATADTIVPGSQCQESGTSATADTMVPGSQCQESGTTATADTIVPRSQCQESGTTATADTMVPESQCQAEEEEEEEEEEEGSGNHTHPDPVLVWAPSGRRLLSGLLGLNVVLLGAALVAGKAFNPQGLRHQEPQIFMLLLMCLSLAWMLWYLLWARRKPGICPHKDHHAGGITVTVVLMLFAAFSLLMHLFKMGYYVMMKECKPVAKVLAPFIEAPFLGLQTYLLWAHSKDCIHKHKIITRSGLMVTLSADLLLWLNAVTEDTVHLEIEMEKEDGRATYGSADSSDSGLRNATLCQCSADTLCLFFRKGYEVLYPFNMEYYLMAGCMLYVMWKNVGRRMSPGSIPHHAQRITLRIVHEGGILFGPLFGGLVLIAGVVVFILYQVWVNRGQHRHTAFLIFYCYHLAVMPIMSLCSLAGLLVHKLERRADERGHNPTRSLDVALLVGAALGQLALSYFSLVAALAVGPSGPLGSLDLSYSLLSLLELLLQNVFIIDGLHRNPNLALTKGKGKERINIFMKRKTMEYTNDRNKVGGAMSLLERGKAVTAPPGGQVKEGQQTWYKKVTQEICAFLILSNIMLWMIPAFGAHPQFENGLGKQFFGFSAWFVLVNLVQPLGVFYRMHSVGALMELLITG, encoded by the exons ATGGATTCAGAGCATGGTACCTCAGCAACAGCTGACACCATTGTCCCCGGAAGTCAATGCCAGGAGTCTGGTACCTCAGCAACAGCTGACACCATGGTCCCCGGAAGTCAATGCCAGGAGTCTGGTACCACAGCAACAGCCGACACCATTGTCCCCAGAAGTCAATGCCAGGAGTCTGGTACCACAGCGACAGCTGACACCATGGTCCCTGAAAGTCAGTGccaggctgaggaggaggaggaggaggaggaggaagaggagggatccGGAAACCATACACACCCAGACCCAGTCCTGGTGTGGGCCCCCAGTGGGAGACGGCTGCTCTCCGGGCTCCTTGGCCTCAACGTTGTCCTTCTTGGGGCAGCTCTGGTAGCTGGCAAGGCCTTCAACCCTCAG GGCCTCAGGCACCAGGAGCCCCAGATCTTCATGTTGCTGCTGATGTGCCTCAGCCTGGCCTGGATGCTGTGGTACCTACTCTGGGCCAGGAGGAAACCTGGGATATGCCCACATAAAGACCACCACGCTGGGGGAATCACAGTCACAG TGGTCCTGATGCTGTTTGCCGCCTTCAGTCTCCTGATGCATCTCTTCAAGATGGGTTACTATGTCATGATGAAGGAGTGTAAGCCGGTTGCTAAAGTCCTTGCCCCCTTCATCGAGGCTCCCTTTCTTGGCCTACAG ACCTATTTGCTCTGGGCTCACTCCAAAGACTGTATTCACAAGCACAAGATCATTACCAG GTCTGGGCTGATGGTTACTCTGAGCGCAGATCTGTTGCTGTGGCTGAACGCGGTGACAGAAGACACAGTTCATctggagatagagatggagaaggaggatgGCCGCGCCACGTATGGCAGCGCAGATAGCTCTGACTCAG GGCTGAGAAATGCAACATTATGCCAGTGCAGTGCAGACACATTGTGCCTGTTCTTCAGGAAGGGTTATGAAGTCCTGTATCCCTTCAACATGGAGTACTACCTGATGGCAGGCTGCATGCTTTATGTGATGTGGAAGAACGTGGGCAGGCGTATGAGCCCTGGGTCAATACCCCACCATGCCCAGAGGATTACCCTACGCATCGTCCACGAAGGTGGGATCCTATTCGGGCCGTTGTTCGGGGGTCTGGTCCTTATAGCTGGGGTGGTTGTGTTCATCCTGTATCAAGTTTGGGTGAACCGAGGCCAACACCGGCACACTGCCTTTCTGATATTCTACTGCTACCATCTAGCTGTGATGCCCATCATGTCCCTCTGCTCCCTGGCTGGCCTGTTGGTCCATAAGCTGGAGAGGAGGGCGGATGAGAGGGGACATAACCCCACGCGTAGCCTGGATGTGGCCCTCCTGGTTGGGGCAGCCCTGGGACAGCTTGCCCTGTCCTATTTCTCTCTGGTGGCTGCTCTGGCTGTGGGGCCTAGTGGACCACTGGGAAGCCTGGATCTTTCCTACTCCCTCCTCAGCCTGTTGGAGCTCCTGCTGCAGAATGTCTTCATCATTGATGGCCTCCACCGAAACCCCAACCTGGCCCTCACCAAGGGTAAAGGAAAGGAGCGGATCAACATATTCATG AAGAGGAAGACCATGGAGTATACAAATGACAGGAATAAAGTAGGAGGAGCGATGTCTCTATTGGAGAGGGGAAAGGCAGTGACAGCACCACCTGGTGGCCAAGTCAAGGAAGGACAACAGACGTGGTACAAAAAAGTCACACAGGAGATCTGTGCCTTCCTCATACTCTCCAATATCATG ctCTGGATGATCCCAGCGTTTGGAGCCCACCCCCAGTTTGAGAACGGCCTGGGGAAGCAGTTCTTTGGCTTCTCTGCCTGGTTTGTCCTGGTCAACCTGGTTCAGCCTCTGGGAGTCTTCTACAGGATGCACTCTGTGGGGGCCCTGATGGAGCTCCTCATCACTGGCTga